ATCTTTGAAGCTCCTTTGATTGGATGAACTTATTGTTTTACACATTATTGCGATGTTTTCAAGTCTTTTCAAGTGCTCTTACAATGAGGCTGTTTCCCTTGCTGTTGATTTCTTTGAAGTAAAGCTAATGAAAACAATGAGCACTCCTAGTGGGTCAAGattcttggaaaaaaatttGTGCTTGCTTGCCATGAATATAGTATGAGGGATTTTCCTTTACTCTTTACACTCCCTCTTGACATTTATTCCTATGTTGAGCTGCTCCTATATGAATATTACTATATATTATACTGCTGCAATACCGTCCTTTGTAGGTCTAGCACTAATACTGAGACTTGCAgcattcttttattattagtaaAGAGAAATCTTTAGCTAATTCACTCACCTTATTGGCCTTCCACATTAAGACAAGGGAGTTTTTCAGTGATTTTCCTTCTCAGTTTCCTCTAGCCAGCATATTGAACCAGCTAGGTGTTTGAGGGATCCTACATGGTTCCAGGTCCTTCAAGCTCTGTTTTTGGCCTGCAATTCTGATTTAAGAACTACTGTTTAACACATTGTGAGGAAAGAAAAATTGTGCattatgttaataatttcaAACTGCTAAAAATTTACATGTGTACTGCACTTCTTGTGGATGGTAGCCTATAACCTGTGGCAAATTAAGGCCTTCAAGTATCATCCTTCAAGGGGCAGGGCTAAACATATCATacaataaaaagtgaaaaaaagaaaggaaaattctTAGCTATTTGCCCTGTAATCTCGTATCAAACCTTCAGGTTCTAGTGGCAATATGCTCACAATGGTTTCTTGTACTGGTAGAGAGGGTCCTGATGTGCTAGCCTGGCTacaaccaataattttttgacatgTCTCTATCAGGCAGTGCCTGCATGTAGGGCAGGATGAGTGGGAGCTAAGCCACTTATCAATGCATTTGACATGGAATCCATGGTGGCACTTAGGAAGAAGCCGCACACGCTCACCAGGAGTGAACTCTGAGAGGCATATTACACACTCTGTGTCAAGGCCAGGCAGGTTCAAGTCACTCGAGTAATTTACCACTGGAAAAGACTTTAATGCTTTTCGATTCACTCCAGTGTTTGCTGACTGAGTCGAGGGGTTCGCAGCAGATTCTGAAGCTGCTATGTTAGAGCACCTTAATGCACACCTAATGATGGAATTTAGCCCTAGTGAGCAAATCAGTGCACACAACAGAACTGAAAGGACCATAACAACATTCGCATCAAAGCTGCTGCCAGTGCCAGTGTTAGGTTCAGATGGGGCACTGTTTCCAGGAGCTGGAGGAGTTGCTGTGTTTGTTGATTGGTAAAGAGGGCTATGTAATAGCAATCTTCTTGAGTAGAAGTCCCCAAGAAAATCTTGAAAGAGTTGAGTAGTTGAGGTAGAAGCAGACATGTTCAGATAGCTTGGACTTCGGAGGGTAGAAGACAGAAATATTTGTAAGTGGTTGCGTAttgatgttatatatatatagggaaaGTTGAAAGGATCCAAATTTCCACTTGATCTTTGATATAATATTCACAATTATTACACTAATGAAGCTATAATTTCGAATATTCTGAGGGTTTTAGCACGCAACAAGTCATTATCTCTTATTTTATGTAGGTCTCTGACATGTGGATGCTCCACTGAACCTTTTGTATTTTAATGGGTTTTCTTATCAAACTGGGGCCATTCCACTTGCCTCTGTTCAGACAACTACATGCATCAATTTCATTTCAGGAATCAAAACCTCAAAATGCTGTCAGGGACCCAGAAAACTCCAGGAAGGACTCACGAAG
This genomic stretch from Populus alba chromosome 19, ASM523922v2, whole genome shotgun sequence harbors:
- the LOC118062802 gene encoding RING-H2 finger protein ATL78, producing MSASTSTTQLFQDFLGDFYSRRLLLHSPLYQSTNTATPPAPGNSAPSEPNTGTGSSFDANVVMVLSVLLCALICSLGLNSIIRCALRCSNIAASESAANPSTQSANTGVNRKALKSFPVVNYSSDLNLPGLDTECVICLSEFTPGERVRLLPKCHHGFHVKCIDKWLSSHSSCPTCRHCLIETCQKIIGCSQASTSGPSLPVQETIVSILPLEPEGLIRDYRANS